A window of the Acidimicrobiales bacterium genome harbors these coding sequences:
- a CDS encoding ROK family protein: MSDRAPAVIGVDIGGTKALGVVIGRRNEILLETRWPTRATAAAVIDMLADMVAELIDSTGSDVEARGVGIGIAGLVDVVGRLRRAPNLVDADEFPIRDLLEPRIGLPVFVDNDANCAARAELEVGVAVGVEHAVLVTLGTGIGGALIADGHVVRGAAGMAGEPGHMLVDPNGPLCVCGLHGCWERYASGAGLRYLGGQAAEAGELQGVMAELEGDISALRGEHITRAARLGDSEAAAVLDRFAWWVAVGMANCAAMSDPELIIVGGGLVRDWDLYGPRVQRVFGEVLLAAQHRPTIRIEPAMAGEAAGAFGAALLARHESGIRPITSDRTTNR, translated from the coding sequence GTGAGCGATCGGGCCCCCGCAGTGATCGGTGTCGACATCGGCGGCACCAAGGCGCTCGGCGTTGTGATCGGTCGGCGGAACGAGATCCTCCTCGAGACCCGCTGGCCGACCCGAGCGACCGCCGCCGCCGTGATCGACATGCTGGCCGACATGGTCGCCGAACTCATCGATTCGACCGGATCCGACGTCGAGGCTCGCGGTGTGGGGATCGGGATCGCCGGCCTGGTCGACGTCGTCGGCCGATTGCGCCGCGCCCCCAACTTGGTCGATGCCGACGAGTTTCCCATTCGCGACCTGCTCGAGCCTCGAATCGGGTTGCCGGTCTTCGTTGACAACGACGCCAATTGCGCCGCCCGAGCCGAACTCGAGGTGGGCGTTGCCGTGGGTGTCGAGCACGCCGTGCTGGTCACGCTGGGCACGGGCATCGGTGGCGCCTTGATTGCGGATGGACACGTCGTCCGAGGCGCAGCAGGGATGGCTGGCGAGCCGGGGCACATGCTCGTGGATCCGAATGGTCCGCTCTGCGTCTGTGGACTCCATGGTTGTTGGGAGCGGTACGCCTCCGGCGCCGGGTTGCGATACCTGGGCGGTCAGGCGGCCGAAGCCGGTGAACTGCAGGGCGTGATGGCCGAGCTCGAGGGCGACATTTCAGCGCTGCGAGGTGAGCACATCACTCGAGCCGCTCGTCTCGGCGACTCGGAAGCGGCCGCGGTGCTCGATCGGTTCGCCTGGTGGGTCGCCGTCGGGATGGCGAACTGCGCGGCCATGAGCGACCCGGAACTGATCATCGTCGGCGGTGGACTCGTTCGCGACTGGGACCTCTACGGGCCCAGAGTGCAGCGAGTCTTCGGCGAGGTTCTGCTGGCGGCCCAACACCGGCCGACCATACGGATCGAGCCGGCGATGGCCGGTGAGGCCGCCGGTGCCTTCGGTGCAGCGCTCCTCGCGCGACACGAGTCAGGGATCCGACCGATCACCAGCGATCGAACGACCAACCGCTGA
- a CDS encoding nitroreductase family protein encodes MSELYEVMSTLRAVRRLRPDPIPADVLGRVLQAACWAPTGGNMQPWRVVVVTSPERKAALQAIYEPEWATYAAANRARLERAPLASDREGLERTFAAGDYLAEHLAEAPAILMFCGNPKLMAITDAKLDRISMVGGGSVYTAVQNAMLACVAEGLGCTLTTLHCLREDEVQAALDIPDEWATLAMIPIGYPVGRGHGPIRRQPPSALAFDDTFGTPWS; translated from the coding sequence ATGTCCGAGCTCTATGAGGTGATGAGCACGCTGCGCGCCGTTCGGCGCCTTCGTCCTGACCCGATCCCCGCCGACGTCCTCGGACGCGTGCTCCAGGCTGCGTGTTGGGCGCCGACCGGGGGCAACATGCAGCCGTGGCGGGTGGTCGTCGTGACCAGCCCGGAGCGCAAGGCTGCGCTGCAGGCGATCTACGAGCCGGAGTGGGCCACCTACGCCGCGGCCAATCGGGCACGGCTCGAACGGGCGCCCCTCGCCTCCGATCGCGAGGGCCTCGAGCGCACCTTCGCTGCTGGTGACTACCTGGCTGAACACCTTGCCGAGGCTCCGGCGATCCTGATGTTCTGCGGCAACCCCAAGCTCATGGCCATCACCGACGCCAAGCTCGATCGCATCTCGATGGTCGGCGGTGGGTCGGTCTACACCGCAGTGCAGAACGCCATGTTGGCCTGTGTCGCCGAGGGTTTGGGATGCACGCTCACCACCCTCCACTGCTTGCGGGAGGACGAGGTGCAGGCAGCGCTCGACATCCCCGACGAGTGGGCAACGCTCGCCATGATCCCGATCGGCTACCCGGTGGGCCGTGGTCATGGTCCCATCCGGCGCCAGCCGCCCTCGGCGCTTGCGTTCGATGACACGTTCGGCACGCCTTGGTCCTGA
- the purU gene encoding formyltetrahydrofolate deformylase, which translates to MTTSHILTLTCPDRPGIVHAVTSGVLDARGNIVENAQFTDPDSSTFCMRTVVETDGDSAALREVVAARLADAGLDRPTLRVRPSSQRPRVLIMVSKFDHCLVDLLYRWRNGMLAIDVPLIVSNHPDCQPVAGRYDVPFLHLPITKDTKAQQEAQIKHLIDSHNIDLVVLARYMQILSGDLCTELRGRAINIHHSFLPGFKGAKPYHQAHDRGVKLVGATAHFVTADLDEGPIIEQDVARVTHAHTAEQIVELGQDTERLVLARAVRAWAEDRILQIGAKTVVFP; encoded by the coding sequence ATGACCACCAGCCACATCCTCACGCTCACCTGCCCGGACCGTCCAGGCATCGTCCACGCCGTGACCTCTGGTGTGCTCGACGCTCGGGGGAACATCGTCGAGAACGCTCAGTTCACCGATCCAGACTCGTCCACGTTCTGCATGCGGACGGTCGTCGAGACCGACGGCGACTCGGCGGCGCTACGCGAGGTCGTCGCCGCCCGCCTCGCCGATGCCGGATTGGACCGCCCGACGTTGCGGGTGCGACCGAGCAGCCAACGGCCGCGAGTGCTGATCATGGTGTCGAAGTTCGATCACTGTCTGGTCGACCTGCTGTACCGGTGGCGCAACGGGATGCTGGCGATCGATGTCCCGCTCATCGTCTCCAACCACCCCGACTGTCAGCCGGTCGCCGGCCGGTACGACGTCCCCTTCCTCCACCTACCCATCACGAAGGACACCAAGGCGCAGCAGGAGGCCCAGATCAAGCACCTGATCGACTCCCACAACATCGACCTGGTCGTGTTGGCCCGTTACATGCAGATCCTGTCGGGGGATCTCTGCACCGAGCTGCGGGGCCGGGCAATCAACATTCACCACTCGTTCCTGCCGGGGTTCAAGGGCGCGAAGCCGTATCACCAGGCTCACGATCGCGGCGTGAAACTCGTCGGGGCCACCGCCCATTTCGTGACGGCTGATCTCGACGAGGGCCCGATCATCGAGCAGGACGTCGCTCGGGTCACCCATGCGCACACGGCCGAGCAGATCGTCGAACTCGGGCAGGACACCGAGCGCCTCGTGCTGGCCCGCGCCGTGCGGGCCTGGGCCGAGGATCGCATCCTGCAGATCGGGGCGAAGACGGTGGTGTTCCCGTAG
- a CDS encoding NAD(P)-dependent oxidoreductase, with product MHVLYADRPFPPAYLDLIEGRATIVGPDDGFDIAEAAIAGGQRWDAAEMDRFSRLRVISRLDIGVDNVDADAATARSIVIRNTPEAPTVSTAEHAVALMLAVARNLPGERERARAGTWGAAMPIAALELDGCTLGLVGFGRIARRVATVGRALGMTVIATDPFLLAPPTDTIELVDLDEVWRRSDVVSLHAPATEATRHLVNATSLAAMKPGARLINCARGALVDQDSLLAALDAGQLAGAGLDVTDPEPLPVDHPLLRHERVIVTPHIASSTAAGHRRLYAHAIDNALAVLDG from the coding sequence ATGCACGTGCTCTACGCCGATCGGCCGTTCCCACCGGCCTACCTGGATCTGATCGAGGGACGAGCCACCATCGTCGGCCCCGACGACGGGTTCGACATCGCCGAGGCCGCCATCGCCGGCGGACAGCGGTGGGACGCCGCAGAGATGGACCGCTTCTCGAGACTCCGGGTCATCTCTCGCCTGGACATCGGCGTCGACAACGTCGATGCCGATGCGGCGACCGCCCGATCGATCGTGATCCGCAACACGCCCGAAGCACCTACCGTTTCCACCGCCGAGCACGCGGTGGCTCTCATGCTCGCCGTGGCGAGAAATCTGCCGGGTGAACGGGAACGGGCACGGGCGGGAACGTGGGGCGCAGCCATGCCGATCGCTGCGCTGGAACTCGACGGCTGCACCCTCGGTCTGGTCGGGTTCGGTCGTATTGCTCGACGCGTTGCGACCGTCGGCCGTGCGCTCGGCATGACCGTGATCGCCACCGACCCCTTCCTTCTCGCGCCACCGACCGACACGATCGAGCTCGTCGACCTCGACGAGGTCTGGCGCCGCTCCGACGTCGTGTCGCTGCACGCCCCGGCGACCGAGGCGACTCGTCACCTCGTCAACGCCACCAGCCTTGCGGCGATGAAGCCCGGTGCTCGGCTTATCAACTGTGCCCGAGGGGCCCTCGTCGATCAGGACTCCCTCCTGGCTGCGCTCGACGCCGGTCAGCTCGCCGGTGCCGGACTCGACGTCACGGATCCCGAACCGCTTCCGGTGGACCATCCGCTCCTTCGACACGAGCGAGTGATCGTCACTCCACACATCGCGTCGTCGACGGCCGCCGGGCACCGGCGGCTCTACGCCCACGCCATCGACAACGCGCTGGCCGTGTTGGACGGCTGA
- a CDS encoding YceI family protein, which produces MAGGTIVAGAIVVLGLAWWLGYFEEPPAEASLEDAVASVQSDDDTETTTVGESADTESDSTFAGVWIVDGTSDITFAGYRINEVLTTIGDFEVVGRTSEVEGEVVIDGLTITSAEFEVDMQSVTTDNDRRDASMREQSLETDQFPTSQFVLTEPIEIGDPPASGSSISVTAVGDLTIHGVTQSVSFPLEAQPVGDTIVVVGQLDILLTDYGIDPPQAPIVAGVDDQAVLELSVALTQSS; this is translated from the coding sequence GTGGCTGGAGGGACGATCGTCGCAGGTGCGATCGTCGTCCTCGGGCTGGCGTGGTGGCTGGGCTACTTCGAGGAACCACCTGCCGAAGCGTCGCTGGAGGACGCCGTTGCGTCCGTCCAGAGTGACGACGACACCGAGACGACAACGGTCGGCGAGAGCGCTGACACCGAGTCGGACTCGACGTTCGCCGGCGTCTGGATCGTCGATGGGACCTCCGACATCACCTTCGCCGGCTATCGCATCAACGAGGTGCTGACCACCATCGGCGATTTCGAGGTGGTCGGTCGAACGAGCGAGGTCGAGGGTGAGGTCGTGATCGACGGCCTCACGATCACCTCCGCCGAGTTCGAGGTCGACATGCAGTCGGTCACCACCGACAACGATCGCCGCGACGCTTCGATGCGGGAACAGTCGCTCGAGACCGACCAGTTCCCCACCTCACAGTTCGTGCTGACGGAGCCAATCGAAATCGGCGATCCCCCCGCTTCGGGATCATCGATCAGCGTCACCGCCGTGGGCGACCTCACCATTCATGGAGTCACCCAGTCGGTGTCGTTCCCGCTCGAAGCGCAACCGGTTGGCGACACCATCGTGGTAGTCGGCCAGCTCGACATCCTCCTCACCGACTACGGGATCGATCCACCGCAGGCCCCGATCGTCGCCGGTGTCGATGACCAGGCGGTGCTCGAACTCTCCGTGGCCCTGACCCAGTCCTCGTGA
- a CDS encoding phosphotransferase, with translation MSSIGARPQLPRNNDDLNAAWLTQVMRADGLDVTVASLRRESLGEGVGLMSGLERLCIEYAEGDGPEVLILKRPSDNDANRSVASLFDLYRREVLFYRDVADRCAATMPGIYYADIDGDDFTLIVEDLSSRVLGDQIAGATLDQAQAVMRWMGRLHASFWDRVEDDTLEFLPMVHPSYSSEGLMQGAAFGWDPMVENFAEVIPTHLAGLKDRFLAALPTIFEWMATAPLTVIHGDVRMDNLFFGASAEDEPVVAVDWQGALRGRAAQDLGYFMGGNLPTEIRREHEQDLIGAWHTELTASGVSDYTADDAWRDYRRGMLFSLTHATVIAGTLDHTNERGRRYVTEMVRRVFAAIDDLALVELIDEILA, from the coding sequence ATGTCTTCGATCGGTGCCCGCCCCCAACTCCCGCGCAACAACGACGACCTCAATGCGGCCTGGCTCACGCAGGTCATGCGGGCCGACGGTCTCGATGTCACCGTTGCGTCGCTTCGGCGTGAATCGCTTGGTGAAGGCGTCGGACTGATGTCGGGTCTCGAACGGCTTTGCATCGAGTACGCCGAAGGCGACGGGCCCGAGGTGCTGATTCTCAAGCGTCCGTCCGACAACGACGCCAACCGCTCGGTCGCATCACTCTTCGATCTCTATCGACGTGAGGTGCTTTTCTACCGAGACGTGGCCGATCGCTGCGCCGCCACCATGCCCGGCATCTACTACGCCGACATCGACGGCGACGACTTCACCCTGATCGTCGAGGACCTGTCCTCTCGTGTGCTCGGGGACCAGATCGCCGGTGCCACGCTCGACCAGGCCCAGGCGGTCATGCGATGGATGGGTCGACTGCACGCCAGCTTCTGGGATCGTGTCGAGGACGACACACTCGAGTTCCTCCCCATGGTCCACCCGTCCTACAGCTCCGAGGGGCTCATGCAGGGTGCAGCGTTCGGGTGGGACCCGATGGTCGAGAACTTTGCCGAGGTGATCCCCACGCACCTCGCTGGTCTCAAGGATCGGTTCCTCGCTGCGCTCCCGACCATCTTCGAGTGGATGGCAACGGCGCCGCTCACCGTCATCCACGGTGATGTCCGAATGGACAACCTGTTCTTCGGGGCATCCGCCGAAGACGAGCCGGTGGTGGCAGTCGACTGGCAGGGCGCGCTGCGCGGCCGGGCCGCGCAGGATCTTGGCTACTTCATGGGTGGCAACCTGCCGACCGAGATCCGTCGCGAGCACGAACAGGACCTCATCGGTGCCTGGCACACCGAGCTCACCGCGAGCGGAGTGAGCGACTACACCGCCGACGACGCCTGGCGCGACTACCGCCGAGGGATGCTGTTCTCCCTCACCCACGCCACGGTGATCGCCGGCACGCTCGACCACACCAACGAACGTGGTCGCCGCTACGTCACCGAGATGGTTCGGCGAGTGTTTGCCGCCATCGACGACCTCGCGCTGGTCGAACTCATCGACGAGATCCTGGCCTGA
- a CDS encoding cytochrome c, producing the protein MTRSCTTSAASARPLSRRARAALAMGSLGLFVVGAPSVAGAQDSTDDPAKLDAGEAIYGAACSGCHGADGTGTVTGRSLVGIGAQEADRSVHIASVTNGKGGMPAFADELSADEIDAAVTYVRLEFSGGSAIDDLPRTGSSSLLLVVGGSFLATGVALADLSRRHRMAS; encoded by the coding sequence ATGACTCGATCCTGCACGACCTCCGCCGCATCCGCTCGACCACTGTCACGACGAGCACGGGCCGCCCTGGCGATGGGATCGCTCGGCCTGTTCGTGGTGGGCGCACCTTCGGTGGCGGGTGCTCAGGACTCGACCGACGATCCTGCCAAGCTCGACGCTGGTGAGGCCATCTACGGCGCTGCCTGCAGCGGGTGTCACGGGGCGGACGGCACCGGAACGGTGACCGGCCGATCGCTCGTCGGCATCGGCGCACAGGAAGCAGACCGCTCGGTACACATCGCGAGCGTCACCAACGGCAAAGGCGGCATGCCGGCGTTCGCCGACGAGCTGTCCGCCGATGAGATCGACGCCGCAGTCACGTATGTCCGACTCGAGTTCTCCGGTGGTTCGGCAATCGACGACCTGCCGAGAACCGGATCGTCGTCACTTCTGCTCGTCGTGGGCGGGAGCTTCCTTGCGACTGGCGTGGCGCTTGCCGACCTGAGCCGACGACATCGGATGGCGAGCTGA